Proteins found in one Synechococcus sp. LA31 genomic segment:
- the larE gene encoding ATP-dependent sacrificial sulfur transferase LarE, translating to MPAQHPTVDGLTPAWQQALAQLRANIARQPAAVVAYSGGVDSALVAAIAAEQLGERALAVTGVSPALAPHLREEAQLQARWMGIAHREIATAELKDPAYSSNPADRCYACKRELHTLLAQMRDAAADAAEGFEAAVVLDGVNHDDLGDHRPGIRAAQERGVISPLAELGISKAGVRAISKALGFPWWDKPAQPCLASRFPYGEAINAERLQRVALAEAWLRERGFAELRVRSQGEAARIELPPDQLSTLLEAPLRPALVTAFLELGFTAVSVDLEGLVSGKLNRALPQP from the coding sequence ATGCCGGCACAGCACCCCACCGTGGACGGGCTCACGCCCGCCTGGCAGCAGGCCCTGGCTCAGCTGCGCGCCAACATCGCCCGTCAACCCGCTGCAGTGGTGGCCTATTCCGGCGGCGTGGACAGCGCCCTGGTGGCGGCGATCGCAGCAGAACAATTGGGCGAGCGCGCCCTGGCGGTGACGGGGGTCTCGCCGGCCCTGGCGCCCCATCTACGGGAGGAGGCCCAGCTGCAGGCCCGGTGGATGGGCATCGCACACCGGGAAATCGCCACTGCCGAACTCAAGGATCCGGCGTACAGCAGCAATCCCGCCGATCGTTGCTACGCCTGTAAACGAGAACTCCACACCCTGCTCGCCCAGATGCGCGATGCCGCTGCCGATGCCGCTGAAGGATTCGAGGCTGCCGTGGTGCTCGATGGGGTCAACCACGACGACCTAGGCGATCACCGACCCGGCATACGCGCTGCCCAGGAGCGCGGCGTGATCTCTCCCCTGGCGGAGCTAGGGATCAGCAAAGCGGGGGTGCGCGCCATCTCCAAGGCCCTGGGCTTCCCCTGGTGGGACAAGCCGGCGCAGCCGTGCCTGGCCTCACGCTTCCCCTACGGCGAAGCGATCAACGCCGAACGCTTGCAGCGAGTCGCCCTCGCCGAAGCCTGGCTACGCGAACGCGGCTTTGCAGAGCTGCGGGTGCGCAGCCAAGGCGAAGCCGCCCGGATCGAATTGCCGCCCGATCAGCTGTCGACCCTGCTGGAAGCACCGCTGCGGCCAGCGCTGGTGACTGCCTTTCTGGAGCTGGGTTTCACAGCTGTGAGTGTGGATCTCGAGGGTCTGGTGAGCGGCAAGCTCAACCGAGCCCTGCCGCAGCCCTGA
- a CDS encoding cation:proton antiporter, translating into MQGHEVQIATLFVAVALAAWLPCLLPWLALPAPVLELLLGIAIGPHGLHLDSNGPAISMFSTLGMAVLFLRAGFEVEPEMVRGRALRLAWKGWLTSAVLALVAAGVLMLAGAFTATAWIWVALALSTTALGVVQPLLRDRGSLPAGYDQALVVAAGFGEVMPTLLLSLVVARADRLADQVLAILGFSGFCALLLWLAIRHRHRWERLLERRMHDSAQLPIRLVMGLLVLMVVIGNLVQINLVLGALVTGVLLRFGTSDHHRQALADRLDGLGSGFLIPLFFINSGMRLDFSALARDPLAIAWIPVVALLMLLVRGGPMWWLQRPWLPQRARLALALDCGTQLPLVVAIAMLGLQRQVLSASQSTLLVAAAMLTVMVFPAAATKLLRPTDEAAHGSTDRTTAPSPS; encoded by the coding sequence ATGCAGGGCCACGAGGTGCAGATCGCCACGTTGTTCGTGGCTGTTGCCCTGGCGGCCTGGCTCCCTTGCCTCTTGCCCTGGCTCGCCCTGCCAGCACCGGTGCTGGAGTTGCTGCTCGGCATCGCCATCGGCCCCCATGGCCTCCACCTCGACAGCAATGGGCCGGCGATCTCCATGTTCTCCACGCTGGGCATGGCGGTGCTGTTTCTGCGGGCGGGCTTTGAAGTGGAGCCGGAGATGGTGCGCGGACGCGCCCTTCGCCTCGCCTGGAAGGGCTGGTTGACCTCCGCCGTTTTGGCTCTGGTGGCGGCGGGTGTGCTGATGCTGGCGGGGGCCTTTACAGCCACTGCCTGGATCTGGGTGGCGCTGGCGCTGAGCACCACCGCCTTGGGAGTGGTGCAGCCACTGCTACGCGACCGCGGATCCCTACCCGCTGGCTATGACCAGGCTCTGGTGGTAGCGGCAGGCTTCGGAGAAGTCATGCCCACCCTGCTGCTCAGCCTGGTGGTAGCCAGGGCTGATCGCCTTGCGGATCAGGTGCTGGCCATCCTTGGTTTCAGTGGGTTTTGCGCACTCCTGCTTTGGCTCGCGATCCGCCACCGGCACCGGTGGGAGCGGTTGCTGGAGCGCCGCATGCACGACTCCGCCCAACTACCGATCCGGCTGGTGATGGGGCTGCTGGTGTTAATGGTGGTCATCGGCAACCTGGTGCAGATCAACCTGGTACTAGGGGCATTGGTCACCGGCGTACTGCTGCGCTTCGGCACGAGCGACCACCATCGACAAGCCCTGGCTGATCGCCTCGATGGCTTGGGCAGCGGCTTTCTGATCCCACTGTTCTTTATCAACTCCGGCATGCGCCTGGATTTCAGCGCCCTGGCGAGGGATCCCCTGGCCATTGCCTGGATCCCAGTGGTCGCTCTGCTGATGCTGTTGGTCCGCGGAGGGCCCATGTGGTGGCTGCAGCGGCCTTGGCTGCCGCAGCGAGCCCGGCTGGCTCTCGCCCTCGATTGCGGCACACAACTGCCACTGGTCGTCGCCATTGCGATGCTTGGTCTGCAGCGCCAAGTGCTCTCAGCCAGCCAATCCACCCTCTTGGTGGCCGCGGCCATGCTCACCGTGATGGTGTTTCCGGCCGCTGCAACGAAACTGCTGAGGCCTACGGATGAGGCAGCGCATGGATCAACGGATCGCACAACCGCTCCATCACCCAGCTGA
- the speD gene encoding adenosylmethionine decarboxylase gives MTQAACLHPNPGWTGATSTFSASPQSPSATDMVGKHCILELYNCDPAKLDDEAFLRNAITTAAKRAGATLLNLITHRFDPQGVTGLALLAESHISIHTWPESGYAAVDVFTCGDHTMPERACIVLSEELDAGNYKLKSFRRETPGSIAGAQREPALAAA, from the coding sequence ATGACCCAAGCGGCCTGCCTCCACCCCAACCCGGGATGGACCGGAGCTACGAGCACCTTCTCCGCGAGCCCCCAATCACCCAGTGCCACCGACATGGTGGGTAAACACTGCATTCTCGAGCTTTATAACTGCGATCCCGCCAAGCTCGACGACGAGGCTTTCCTCAGGAACGCCATCACCACCGCTGCAAAGCGTGCTGGCGCCACTCTCCTGAATCTGATCACCCACCGGTTTGACCCCCAGGGTGTGACGGGGCTGGCTCTATTGGCCGAATCCCATATCTCCATCCACACGTGGCCTGAATCGGGCTATGCAGCTGTGGACGTGTTCACCTGTGGTGATCACACCATGCCGGAACGGGCCTGCATCGTGCTCAGCGAAGAGCTCGACGCCGGCAATTACAAGCTCAAGAGCTTCCGTCGTGAAACCCCTGGTTCCATTGCCGGCGCCCAGCGCGAACCAGCTCTAGCTGCCGCCTGA
- the recF gene encoding DNA replication/repair protein RecF, whose protein sequence is MRQFRNVEALTLSLEAPRLLVIGRNGEGKSNLLEAVELLGSLRSHRCSADRDLIRRGERQSLLAADCSGGDRLELELRRQGGRQARRNGKLLDRQLDLIGPLRCVGFSALDLDLVRGEPALRRQWLDRVVLQLEPVYAELLSRYGRLLRQRSQLLRRALGQGQIDGLLEAFDQQMALIGTRLHRRRLRALARLQPLAAAWQERLSGGREQLLLRYQPGSVLEGEEAEAPWRDALLEQLHRQRPEELRLGQCSVGPHRDEIALELGGQPARRYGSAGQQRTLVLALKLAELELVRQLWGEPPLLLLDDVLAELDPGRQQLLLEAVGEGHQCLVSATHLGAFSGGWHQRSQVVTVEAGTLLPSQ, encoded by the coding sequence CTGCGCCAGTTTCGCAACGTTGAGGCGCTGACCCTCAGCTTGGAGGCGCCGCGCCTGTTGGTGATCGGCCGCAATGGCGAGGGCAAATCCAACCTCCTGGAGGCGGTGGAGCTCCTGGGTAGCCTCCGCTCCCATCGCTGCAGCGCCGATCGCGATCTGATCCGCCGCGGTGAACGCCAGAGCCTCCTGGCAGCCGACTGCAGCGGCGGTGATCGCCTGGAGCTGGAGCTGCGCCGCCAGGGAGGTCGCCAGGCGCGTCGCAACGGCAAGCTGCTGGATCGTCAGCTCGATCTGATCGGGCCGCTGCGCTGCGTGGGCTTCAGCGCCCTCGACCTGGATCTGGTGCGAGGTGAGCCGGCTCTGCGCCGCCAGTGGCTGGATCGGGTCGTGTTGCAGCTTGAGCCGGTCTATGCCGAGCTGCTCAGCCGCTATGGCCGTTTGCTGCGTCAGCGCTCCCAACTGCTGCGCCGCGCTTTGGGGCAGGGCCAGATTGATGGCCTGCTGGAGGCGTTTGATCAGCAGATGGCCTTGATCGGCACCCGCTTGCATCGCCGCCGGTTGCGGGCGTTGGCGCGTCTACAACCTCTGGCAGCAGCCTGGCAGGAACGGCTCAGCGGTGGCCGCGAGCAGCTTCTGCTGCGTTATCAGCCAGGCAGCGTGCTCGAGGGTGAGGAGGCTGAAGCCCCCTGGCGAGATGCTCTGCTCGAGCAGCTGCATCGCCAGCGGCCCGAGGAGCTGCGCTTGGGCCAGTGCAGCGTTGGCCCGCACCGCGACGAGATAGCCCTGGAGCTGGGTGGCCAGCCCGCCCGCCGCTATGGCTCAGCCGGTCAGCAGCGCACCCTGGTGTTGGCTCTCAAGCTGGCGGAGCTGGAGCTGGTTCGGCAGTTGTGGGGTGAGCCGCCGCTGCTACTGCTCGACGACGTGTTGGCTGAGCTCGATCCCGGCCGGCAGCAGCTGTTGCTGGAGGCCGTGGGGGAGGGCCACCAGTGCCTCGTGAGCGCCACGCACCTCGGCGCCTTCAGCGGGGGCTGGCATCAGCGTTCGCAGGTGGTGACCGTTGAGGCCGGCACCCTGCTCCCCAGCCAGTAA
- a CDS encoding N-acetyltransferase, whose protein sequence is MLDSLLIPFRSQPQVPALPPGYGLASDLAPSAEELNALLVACGDPVRPVDRLAAALQRSAWQLSLRNPHGALVGFVRVTSDLALNANLWDLSVNPAEPEQEQLMIVLVHSALSRLRRELPGCSISVAAAPMAQAALKRHGFVVDPGGIRAMGLSL, encoded by the coding sequence GTGCTCGATTCCCTGCTGATCCCCTTTCGATCCCAGCCCCAGGTGCCGGCCCTGCCCCCCGGCTATGGCCTCGCCAGCGATCTGGCACCCTCGGCTGAGGAGCTCAACGCCCTCCTGGTGGCCTGCGGCGATCCCGTCCGCCCGGTCGACCGTTTGGCGGCGGCCCTTCAGCGCAGTGCGTGGCAGTTAAGCCTGCGCAATCCCCATGGCGCGCTGGTGGGGTTTGTTCGCGTCACCAGCGATCTGGCTCTCAATGCCAACCTCTGGGACCTGAGCGTTAATCCTGCCGAGCCAGAGCAGGAGCAGCTGATGATCGTGTTGGTGCATAGCGCCCTCAGCCGGTTGCGGCGGGAGCTGCCCGGCTGCAGCATTTCAGTAGCCGCGGCGCCCATGGCTCAAGCAGCACTCAAGCGGCATGGCTTTGTGGTGGACCCGGGCGGCATCCGGGCGATGGGCCTGAGCCTCTGA